A window of Polynucleobacter sp. KF022 genomic DNA:
TGGAAAGCCTGCCACGTAATCATTCGGATCGTTTGAAGAAAATTCATCGAGCATCAAAAAGGGATCTAGCCTCACTTGATTCTGTCCACCAAGACTACGTCGCAATTTCACACCCGCACCATCAGAAGTGGCAATGCCAGGAATAATAGTTTGAATGTTACGGATCATGTTCGAAGGCTTATATTTCTTTTAAGCGGGAGGATGATCTTCAGGATTAACATCTAGCGCAATTAAGAAGCGAGACACCATGTTGTAAGCGGCAATGACCGTTACCAACTCTACCGTATCGGTACTTCCTAACGCCTTTTGTAAACGCTTCATCAACTCAGGATCTACCTTGATATTGCGCGTCATCTGAAAGGTTAAATCAACGGCATCATTTTCTAAAGGCGAATACAACTCTTTCGGGAAATTCGGTTGTCCGATCAGACGTAAGCCTTGAACCTGCTCCTCAGTGCCGCCCGCTTTCTTAAAGGGCGGCGCATGGTGAAAGAATTCATACTCAGCACCGTTGAGAACTGCTACGCCACACATCGCTAACTCGCGCAACTTGGGATCTAAAGATAAATTATTCCGAATCTCGCCAATAAAATGATTCCAGCCTTCAGCAATAGGGATGCTGTGCAGGAGCATACGGTCTAAATTGATAAATTGACCACCACGTCTTTTGCGAATGGCGGCCACCAACTCAGCTGGCTCAGCCAAGTCCATTGGCTGATACGGAATTAAACGTTCGGACATAGTTGCCTCTTATCAACTCTTTTTACTGAGCAGTTTCTTTAATGTTGTTTTCAATGACGAACTTACCCCAGATACCAATTTGCTTACCAATGAACTCTTGGGCGGCTTCCGGAGTGCCTCCAACAATTTGAATGCCTTGAGCCTTAAATTTCTCAGCAACAGCAGGGGTTTTCAATGCCTTATTCAAAGCCTTATTCATCGCATCCACTACTGCTGGTGGAGTCTTACCGGGAGCCAATACTGCCCACCATGCAGGCGCACTAAATCCAGGAAAGCCACTCTCTGAAATAGTTGGCACGTTAGGTAGAGATGGTGATCTCTTAGCGGTAGTAATAACCAGAGGAATAACGCCACCACTATCAACGTGTGGCTTCACCAAAAATTCGGAGCCTACCGCTAACTCTACTTGACCACCTAATGCATCTTGCATCAAGGGACCACCACCACGATAGGGAATGTGATTCCAATCAAAGCCGGCCTGTTTTGCGAGACGAGCCATTGCCAAGTGGCCTAAGCTGCCGATACCGATAGAGCCGTAACTGAATTGCTTGCCGGTCTTAGAAAGATCTACTAACTGTTTAAAGCTTGTGATGCCCGATTTTTTACTGGCAACCAAAACCATTGGCGATGTTCCAATTAACACCACAGGAGCAATATCTTTAATCGTGTCGTAGGGAAGCTTGTCTTTGAGGCTAGGATTCACACCGTGAGTGTCAAATACCACTGCAAAGGTATAACCATCTGGATCGGAACGCGTCATCGCGGAAGTGCCAATGACACCAGAGGCTCCACCAATATTCTCAACAATCACGTTTTGCTTTAATTCTGACTGTAGGGCCGGTGCCAGCACACGGGCAACCTGGTCAACCGAACCGCCCGGAGGAAATACTGCGATTAAACGAATTGGCTTTTGGGTGGGCCAAGCGCCCACTGCAGCAGTTTGGGCTAATGCAAACCCACTGACCCCTAAGGCCATTAATACGCTTAATAAGGTGTTTTTAAAGACTCTTTTGGCCAATTTTGCTAAATCCATCATGGGATTTGTCTCCTATTAATAAGACCTCAAGGTTAACACCCCCGCAGCCTATTTGCTCGATAATGCTGGGGTAGCCAAGTGAGAGAAAAATGAAGTCGATTCTAAATATTGCCGCCTATTTATTTGTCAGCCTAGATGGCTTGCCAGAGCTTCGCGCCAAAATGCTCGATGAATGCAATGTACGTCAACTGAAAGGCACCATCCTGTTAACGGGTGAAGGTATCAATATGTTCCTGGCTGGCAAGGCCGATGCACTTCGTGGATTTTTAGATTGGCTACGTCTTGATCCTCGATTTGAACCACTCCAAGCAAAAGAAAGCTGGTCTGATGATCAACCTTTCAAAAAGATGCTCATTAAACTCAAAAATGAAATTATTCGCATGAACCATCCAGCCATTCGTCCAGAAGAAGGTCGTGCCAACTTCATTAGCCCTAAAAAATTACAGGAGTGGTTGGATCGCGGCACTGATGATCTAGGTCGACCAGTTGTGATGGTTGATACACGTAATGCCTTTGAAGTCGACTACGGCACTTTTGAGAATGCTTTGCATTTCAATATTGAAAAATTTACAGAATTTCCTGCAGCAATTTCTGCTCATAAGGATGAGCTGGCAGATAAAACGTTAGTGAGCTTTTGTACCGGCGGAATTCGCTGTGAGAAATCAGGCCTCTACATGCGAGAGATTGGGATGCAACATAGCTACCAATTGGAGGGGGGAATACTAAAGTACTTTGAGGAAGTAGGCTCTGCTCATTATCAAGGTAGCTGCTTTGTCTTTGATGAGCGTGAGGCCCTTGAGCCCAACCTGGACTCTATTCCCGTAGAGCGCTCTATTCGAAAAAAACTCCGCATGGACTCTTCAACAGATTAACTTACTGAAAGTATTCTTTATTCATGGCCTCATTACCTAATATCGTTGTTCTCGGTGACTATGAGCGTGCTCTACGCCGCTTTTCCAATTGGGATAAATTAGATCAACAAGCAAAGCTCACTATCTATCATGAGCCTTTACGTGATGAAGCCTTATACGAAGCCGTTAAGGACGCAGATGCGATCGCCATTGTCAGAGATCGATCCCCTTTTAATGAAGCCATGATTGCACGCTTACCTAAGCTCAAGTTTTTAATGTTTACCGGCGAACGTAATGGCACTCTAGAGGCATCTGCCTTGGTTTCCAGAAACATTCCAATGGCCTGCACTCCTGGCGGACCTTCTAAAGAAACTACGGCAGAGCTGACTTGGGCATTAATTCTTGGTGCATCTAAGCGATTGATTGAAGAAAATAAATTGATTGCATCTGGTGGATGGCGTGACGCGATGTCTGTGTTGCCCATGCTTTCGGGTGAGCGCCTAGGCATTATGGGGCTGGGTGCCATCGGCAGCCGCGTGGCTCGTGTGGGCGCTGCATTTGGTATGGAGGTTGTAGCATGGAGTCCACGCATGACCCCGGAACGCGCTGCAGCCGAAAACGCAACGGCAGTAAGTCTTGATGAGCTTCTAAAGACCTCTAAAGTAGTGTCCATGCATTTGGTAGCCGGCCCCGGCACAAAAGGTTTAATTAGCGCTGATCAACTAGCACTCATGCGTCCAGATTCTATTTTGGTGAACACCTCACGATCTGCGCTGATCAATATGTCAGATTTACAAAAAGCATTATCTGTCGGCCGGCCAGGTCAAGCTGCGGTAGATGTTTTTGATATTGAACCTCTTCCAGAAAAAGATGGGTTGCGCAACACTCCAAATTTACTTGTGACGCCACATCTTGGGTTTATTGCTGAACCTATTTTTGCCACCTTCTCAAAAGGCATTACTGAGACTCTAGAAGCATGGTTGGAGAATAGGCCAGTACCACACCCCTTTAAGCCTCAATAAGTCATTATTGATAAATGCCGTCCACTCGACTAACCTCTCTTCAATTATTTATTAGCTTTAGCAAGATTGGCCTCTCTGGGTTTGGAGGCGTACTTCCCTGGGCCAGACGAACCTTAGTTGAGCGTGAAAAAATTCTGACTTCAGAAGAATTTAGCGCCATCCTTGGTATATGCCAAATCGTTCCTGGTCCAAATGTCGTAAATCTAGCTGTTTGTGTTGGATCCCGATTTGGCGGAGCAAGAGGTGCGGTTGCGGCTGTACTTGGCCTTACGCTTGGACCGATTGCAATTGTGATGTTATTGGCTACGCTTTATAAGCACTACAGTCATCTTGATACCGTCCAAGGAATCTTGCGTGGCATTTCTGCAGTGGGTGTGGGCCTGATTGCCTCCACCGGATTAAAGATGCTGCGCGATGAGTTTCGTTATCCCGCGATGTTATTGGTTGTCTTGGTCACAGTTCTTTCAGCCACCTATTTTCATTTGGGCTTAGGCTGGGTCGTATTAACTGCATCACCATTAGCCATCTTCTTGGCGCGTAAAAAGGCTCTCAGAATATGAGTATGCTGTTGAGCCTATTTTTAAAGCTCTCCGTCTTCTCCATGATTGCATTTGGTGGTGTCAATGCGCTTTTGCCAGAGCTATTAAATTTAGCCGTCAATCAAGAGCGATGGATTGATCTACAAACTTTCTCAGATTACTTTGCAATAGCCCAAGCAGCCCCGGGACCGAATTTTATGACGGTGACCCTATTGGGCTGGCACATCTACGGCATTATTGGTGCGCTCGTTGCCACCTTTGCCATAGTATGGCCATCTTCTATCTTGATTTTTTTCTTACAGCGTTTCATCTTGGGAATTAAAGACCCTATTAAAAAGAAAGCCATTCAATACGCAGCAGCAGCACTAGCGATTGGACTAGTTTTATCTTCTGCTTGGGAAATCGCCCTACAAATTAACCATGGGACTGCCGCATACATCTTGACCATTGCCACCATTGGACTTACTGTGTTTACTCGCTGGCACCCACTCTATTTAATTGCTGTGGGTGGAGTTTTGGGCGTTCTAGGATTTATTTAATTGATCAAAAAAGATATGCGAATCATTCAACAGCTCTTTACCCACTTACTGTGCCTACTCTCATTTATCTCTACAGCAGCTTTTGCTCAAAGCACTTATCCCACCAAGCCGATTAACTTTATTGTTCCTTATGGAGCGGGCGGAAGTGCAGACTCCAGAAGCCGTCAACTCGCTCAGAAGATGAGTCTCACCCTAAAGCAACCAATTGTGGTGGATAACAAACCAGGTGCAGGCGGAAACATTGGTACAGAGATGATTGCTCGTGCTGCTCCCGATGGATACACCATCGGCATGGGTAACTTTGCGCCAATGGCAGTCAATAAAACACTCTTCGGCAATTTACGTTATGACCCTGAGACAGATTTAATACCGATCATCCTTGTAGAAAAAGGCCCATTAGTCTTGGTGGTCAATCCCAACTCACCATTTAAAACGGTTCAAGATATTGTCACGGCAGCAAAAGCAAAGCCGGGCGTTCTCACGTTTTCCTCTGGCGGTATTGGAGGCAGCCATCAACTCTCGGCAGAACTTTTTGAACTCAATGCTGGTATTCAGATGATTCATGTGCCATATAAAAGCGGCTCTGCTGCATTAACAGATCTAATGGCCGGTAATGTTGATCTGATGTTTGATCAAATGTATTCAGCCGTACCCAGTATTAAGGCCGATAAGATTCGTCCGCTTGCCATTACTAGTAAGAAACGCTCGCCCCTACTTCCTAACGTACCCAGCTTTGCTGAATTAGGCTATCCCAAAGTAGAGGTACTTAATTGGCAAGGTCTCATTGCGCCCAAAGGAACGCCTAAAGCCATTATTGATAAGCTCAATGCCGCTGCGAATGAAGCCCTGAAGGATCCTCAGTTGCGCGAACTGATGCTCTCGCAAGGGAATGAGATTGGCGGCGGGAGTCCTGCGGAATTTGCCGCCCTCGTCAAATCCGAAGCAAGTAAATGGAGCGCAGTAGTGAAAAGCGCAAACATCAAGCCAGAGTAAAAAGGATGTAATGACAATAAAGGGGCTCTAGGCCCCTTTATTTATTTCAGCGCTTGATAGGTCAGAATACCTAAAAAGGTGAGAACCAGTGAGCCAACTAAATTCAATAATGCGGTGCCTAAGGCCCAAGTAAATTCACCGCGCTGCATAAAGCCAACAACCTCAGCAGAAAAACTGGAGAAAGTGGTCAGGCCGCCCAAAAAGCCAGTAACCACTAAAAGCTTCCACTCTGGCGAGAGGTGTGGGTTATTGCCAAAAAATGCTACCGCAATACCAATTAAATAACCACCGACCATATTGGAGGTAAAGGTTCCTAGAGGCAATACAGATCCAACGCCAACCGTTAGGAAATTAAAGCCAGCCCTTAATAGAGCACCTAAACCGGCTCCAAAGAAAATTGCAAAAATAGATAGCCACATAATCTGTTCTTTATTGAATGGAGAAACCCAACATACTGATTGAACTCATCTCGATACCATCAGAGTAGATTGTCACTTGCTCACCCTTCTCTTGTAAAGCTAGGGTATATAGAGCGGGCCAATAGTGTTCAGCGGTTGGTATCGACATGTGAGCTGCGTCACCGTAGCGCTCCCAATCAATCAAAGGCTCATGGTGATTGGCACGTATTTCTGAGACAAAAAAGTCGTTGAAATCTTTTGCCCAAGGATAAGGTTCAGCATCTTCTTGCCAGTGAATGGTACGCAAGTTATGCACTACGTTACCGCTGGATAGGATGAGAATGTTTTCATCACGTAATGGACGCAATTGCTTAGCCAACTCGTAATGCTCGCGCGCTGACATTGATCCGTCTAAACTCAACTGCACCACTGGTACATCCGCATCTGGGTAGAGATATTTAAGAACTGACCACGCACCATGGTCAATCCCCCATTCGTTTTCTTCAAGCACTACAGGCACACTCAATAATTCTTGTATGCGATCAGCTAAGGCAGGACTGCCTGGTGCGGGATATTGAATATCGAAAAGGGCTTGTGGGAACCCGCCGAAGTCGTGAATTGTTTTAGGCTTAGGCATTGCAGTAACCCAAACACCTCGGGTTACCCAATGAGCCGAGATCACCAATATAGCGTCTGGGCGTTTGAATGTTTTTCCTAGAGCGGACCATGCCGCAGTAAAGCGGTTGGGCTCTATGGCGTACATCGGACTACCATGGCCAGCAAATACTGCAGGTTGGCGATGGCTAGTCATTAATGCAGATTAACCGAATACGTAACCTGTGTGTGCTGCAACCAAAGCAAACAAAATAGCCAAGCTAGTAGCGGCGCCCAACATCACGATCAATGTAATGATCTTTTTGTTGATTTCTTCTTTTGATTCGTTATGCCATTCGTTCATGCTAAATCCTCTGTAAACACATTAATGAGTGGGGTAATTATCCACTATCGACCGCGACCAGCCTTACGCATCATGCCTTTTCCCCCACCAAAGCCTGCCTGAGGCCTTCCAGCAGGTCCAGATGGGCCTTTTGGGACGGGTGGACGTGCTGGCGGCTTAGCAATTACTGCCTTAGCCGGGGTCTTTGAATCGGGTTTCTTTTCGTCAGTCACTTTGAGCTCCTATGGATATCATATTGCCATGATTACCGACTATTCTATCCAAGCTATCGCCATTAATGCGATTCCCCTGATTTTTGCCATCACTATTCACGAGGCAGCCCATGGCTACGCCGCCCGTAGATTTGGGGATAACACGGCATACATGCTGGGACGAGTCAGCCTAAACCCTGCCAAACATATAGATCCCGTAGGAACCATCTTGATCCCCTTAGTCTTGCTTCTGACTGGATCACCCTTTTTAGTCGGCTATGCCAAGCCAGTGCCTGTGAATTTTGGGCGCCTCAGAAACCCCCGAATTGACTCGATCTGGGTTGCCTTGGCAGGACCAGGATCCAATTTCATTCAGGCACTGATTTGGCTCATTCTATTAATTGGCTTGGTAGGTTTTGGGATCAATGAGAAATTTCTGATTTCCATGTCTCAAGCGGGCATTACCTGGAATTTGGGTTTACTCGTGTTTAACCTATTCCCACTTCCTCCTCTGGATGGAGGTCGCGTACTAGCAAGCCTACTACCTGCCCGCCAATCAATTGCTCTAGGGAAGCTAGAGCCTTGGGGCTTTTTTATTGTGTTGGGACTGGTATTTACTGGGGTCATTAGTGCTTTATGGATGGCTCCCCTGATGAGCTTTTTTGAATGGCTCATCCTTTTGCTCACAAGCCCCTTAAGAATGATCTTTTAAAACGAGCGGAAAAGACTGTTCTGCGATATCCTGAATCCACTTAGTGCACCTCACCCCAGGAGAACAATCATGAAACTACAAAAATTCGTCTTAGCAAGTACCGCGGCTGCTTTAGCGATTGGCGCAGGAGTGGCATTTGCGCAATTTCAAAAACCAGAAGATGCTATTAAGTACCGCCAAAGTGCATTTACAGTAATGGCTAATTCCTTCGGGAAAATTGGTGCAGTTGTAAAAGGCGAAGCGCCATACAACAAAGATGAAGTTGCCAAGAATGCTGCAATCGTTGCAATGATGTCCACTTTGCCATGGCAAGCCTTTGGTCCAGGTACTGAGGGTGGTAAAGCCCAACCAGGCGTTTGGTCTGACAACGCCAAGTTCAAAGCTGCAGGAGAGAAAATGCAGCTAGCCGTCGCCAACTTAAATACTGCCGCTCAGTCTGGCGATCTTGAGAGCATTAAGAAAGCCTTTGGCGCAGCAGGTGCAACTTGCAAAGGTTGCCATGACGATTTCAAGAAGAAATAACCTAACTTTATTGATAGTTACTTCGTAATAAAGTAACCCACCACTACCGCGATTAAGCTTAAAAGCAGTAAAGCAAAACCGCGCTGTAGCCCTCCATCCTTGGAGATCCGACCCAAGTCAGTAGGCAGGTATTTAGCCTCCTCGCTTGGGTCAATTTCTTTATCGCCGCTAATCATTGGCTTAATAAGATTTTCACCTTTAAATTTTTTGTAGAACCAGATAGCAGCAATATGGATGGTAATTAAGGCAAGAATCACCACTTGATTACCTTCATGAATTTCAGACAAAAACGAACTCACTGAGCTCGATACATACTTTGCCAGTGGCCCTTGAAATGCGATTTCATCATCCACAAATAAACCTGTTGTCACTTGTATGCACAATACAAAAAGCAATGCAAACACAGACAATGCGCCCACGGGGTTATGGCCAAGGACACGAGGTGATTTACCTTGCAGATAATCCAGGATAGATTTTTTATTAGGCAAGAAAGAGGCAAAACGTGCATGAGTAGAGCCTACAAAACCCCAAATGATTCTGAAGATCAATAAAGTTAAAACACTATAGCCAAAATACGCATGCCATTGAATGGCATTGCCACCTATATTGACACTAATAAAACTCCCCAAAATGCAAAGCACTAACAACCAGTGAAATAAACGGATTGGCAAATCCCATACGCGAATAGTTTTTTTCATATTTAAAGGATAACTCGCTTCTCCCTTAAAATGCTGAGAATTCATGAATCCCGGCAAAGCCTTTAGAACCTTACTGCTGTACCGCATTGGTGCAACACTGAGCTATCAAATTACGATGGTGGCGGTAGGCTGGCATCTTTATGAAATTACCAATAGCGTAGTTTCGCTGGGACTCATTGGTCTTGCGGAGCTAGTACCCTACTTTGCGCTCGCCTTATATTCAGGCCATGCGGTTGATCATTACTCGCGCAAATGGATTGCAGCAATCGCCTGCCTCATTCATATTGCGGTAGGTTTATTTTTAACCGCCATCGCTCTGAACTGGCTGTCTCCGCCAGTGCCCTTGATCTATACCGCTGTTGCCTTTATCGGTGTTGGGCGAGCACTGTTAAGGCCGTCCTACCAAGCACTGTTTGGCCAGATCATTCCAAGAGATCAGCTTCCTCGTTACACGGCCTATGCATCTTCTGCGTTTCAGATTTGTGTAGTGACTGGTCCGGGACTGGGCGGCCTGATGATAGGCCTTGCAGGTCTCGAATGGACCTACTTGCTCGCTGTATTATGTGGAGCAATTGGCTTATACGGAATCACTTTTATCACTGCCGTACAAGAGAAGTCGAGCAATTTATCCGGTCACTTCTTAAAGAGTTTTTTAGAAGGCTTTCATTACGTCAGAAAACATGAACTCATCTTGAGCATCATGGCACTCGACATGTTTGCTGTTTTATTTGGTGGAGCTGTTTCCATATTGCCCGCCTTTGTTAAAGAAGTGCTCAATGCAGGACCGGAGACACTGGGAATATTGCGAGCCGCACCTGCAGCTGGCGCTGTGATTACCGGCATCTACTTAGCTCGACGCCCAATCCTGACAGATTCAGGAAAGCACTTGCTAATCTCAGTTGCTGGATTTGGTGCAGCCATCATTGCCTTTGGGATCTCCAACAATTTATGGTTATGCGCTCTTTTCTTGTTTATCTCTGGATGCTTTGATTCTGTTTCAGTCGTGATCCGGGGTAGCATCATGCAGCTCACGACACCCGATCATATGCGCGGCAGAATTAGTGCCATCAATGGGATATTTATTGGCTCATCCAATGAATTGGGTGCTCTTGAGTCTGGCATTGCAGCTAGCATGATGGGCTTAGTGCCATCCATCGTATTTGGCGGGGTAGCGACGATTGCAATCGTTTTGATTACGCATCGCCTTGCCCCGCACCTTAGTAAACTACATTTACAAGATATCTCTTAAAGCAATTTGCTAAATTGCCATTATTTAATTTCAGGCAAGTCTTTCTGAATAATCTTTAGTCCAGCGCGCAAGGCATTTTGATAACGCTCACGCTCTACTTTAATAGTTTCAGCGGTCCATGTGAAAAAGCCTTCGCCAGTTTTCATCCCAAACTTACCGCTAGCAATGCGATCGCTTAGACACTTTGCGATCGTTGGGGAGTTATTGAGCGTAGGGTAAATGGTTGTTCCACCAGCGCCATGCACCTCAAGACCCGCATGATCTCTTTGCATGGCTGGACCAGCCGCGATATAGCGAAATCCAAAACCAAAGCGCACTGCTTTATCGATATCTTCAGGTGTACATATTCCCTCGTCAACCATGGCGAAGGCCTCACGCGATAAGGCATGCTGCAAACGATTAGCCAAAAATCCAGGAAGATCCTTTTTGACAGTCACTGGCACCATGCCACAAGCAGTCATTAATCGTGAGAGGCTTTCACCAACCATTGGAGAAGTTTTTTGACCATAGACCACTTCTACACAAGGCACTAAATGTGCGGGCATAAAAAAATGTAGGCCTATCATTCGAGCAGACGTCCTAAGACCGCTTGCGATTTCGCTTATAGGAAAACTCGTACTATTACTCGCTAACACTGCTTCGGGCTTCGCATACTGCTCAAGCTTGGCAAATAACTCTCGCTTGATATCTAAACGCTCAGGCACGCACTCAATCACCAAATCAATATCGGACCAATCGACCTCTTCAAGGGTGCCGGCAATAGAGAGTAAATGAGTACGATGCTCATAGCCAAGTTCAGCCATGGTGTTTGCAAAGTAATCGGGAAGGAGGGCTCGTCTCTCGGTTGTTGGCTCAACTACCCGTACGGCACAACCGCCTCGTGCACATACCGCCGCAACGTCTGCACCCATCGTGCCACCACCAACAATCACCACCTTGGTTTCGGCTGGCGTAAATAACATGAATACTCTCCTAAAGGCTGCCGACTTTATCTGAAAAATCCTCTTACAATGGGGTCATTATTTCAATAAAAAAGCTAGTGAGACATGATCCCCGTCAATTCGGTGCTGCAGGTCGGCCATTTCCCTGAAATTATGCAAGCAGAGGTTGATCGGCGCTTTACCCCCACTTATCACCCCGATCCACAGGCGCCAGCTCCTGCCGGAAACTTTCAGGCTATTTTGATTCGCTCAAATACCAAGCTTCCAGAAGCATTGGTTCGGCAAATTCCCAGTATTCGCATGGTTGCAACCTGTGGGGTTGGTTATGACAATCTGCCCTTGGACTATCTAAAGGCTAATGGCATCAAGGCAAGCAATACCCCAGGTGTATTAAATGATGCTGTCTGCGAACTTGCTATTGGCATGATGCTCGCCTTGTTGCGGCAAATTCCAGAAGCACAGGAATACGTAAAAAGCGCTGCTTGGTCAAAAGCACCTTTCAGAATCACCACCACCTTGGCTGGAAAACGCGTAGGCATTGCAGGCATGGGTCGAATTGGCCAAGATTTAGCCGAACGCTTGAAGCCTTTTAAGGTGGAAATTGCGTATTCAGGGCCCAATAAAAAGGTGCTCCCTTATACCTACCATCGAGAAATCAAGGATTTAGCTAAAGCCTGTGACATCCTATTTTTAGCATGCCCGGCTACTCCCGAGACTAACAAGATGGTCAGCGCTGAGGTGCTCGAGGCTTTGGGGCCTACTGGCTTTTTAATTAACATTGCCCGAGGCAGCGTGGTTGATGAGGATGCACTTTTATATGCGCTGCAGCATAAAAAGATTGCCGGCGCTGCTTTGGATGTTTTTGAAAATGAACCCACTCCAAACAAAGCTTTTTTAAATCTTGATAATGTATTGTTAACACCACATATTGGTAGTGCTACCTCGGAAACACGGATAGCCATGACCAACTTAGCTGTAGATAATTTAGAAGCTTTCTTTAAACAACAACCACTTCCATCGGAAGTGAATAACTAGAAAAACGGAGCCAGCATGACGATTTCCCTGCACCCATCCACCTTACCCGCGGTGCTATCCCCTGTTCTGACGCCATTTAAGGTAGATGGCAGCCCGGATGCTCCCAAGTTATTAAAGCAATGTAAATGGCTAGAGGCCAATGGCGTTGGCCAAGCCATCTTTGGTACAAACTCTGAAGCCAACTCTATGTCAGCTCCGCAGAAGATGAGTACCCTGACAACACTTATTGAGGGCGGCTTAAGTCCCGATCACCTCATGCCAGGTACTGGCGCTACATCGATTGATGCTACCGTCAACATGACACGCCACGCAGTGAACCACAAATGTGCCGGCGTATTAATGTTGCCACCTTTCTATTACAAAGACGTTTCTGATGACGGCCTATTTGCTTACTTCTCTGAAGTGATTCAAAAGGTCGGCAGTGCAGCGCTGCAGATTTACATCTACAACATCCCACCTGTTACCAAAATTAATTTAAGTCTCTCTTTATTAG
This region includes:
- a CDS encoding tripartite tricarboxylate transporter substrate binding protein; translation: MMDLAKLAKRVFKNTLLSVLMALGVSGFALAQTAAVGAWPTQKPIRLIAVFPPGGSVDQVARVLAPALQSELKQNVIVENIGGASGVIGTSAMTRSDPDGYTFAVVFDTHGVNPSLKDKLPYDTIKDIAPVVLIGTSPMVLVASKKSGITSFKQLVDLSKTGKQFSYGSIGIGSLGHLAMARLAKQAGFDWNHIPYRGGGPLMQDALGGQVELAVGSEFLVKPHVDSGGVIPLVITTAKRSPSLPNVPTISESGFPGFSAPAWWAVLAPGKTPPAVVDAMNKALNKALKTPAVAEKFKAQGIQIVGGTPEAAQEFIGKQIGIWGKFVIENNIKETAQ
- a CDS encoding carboxymuconolactone decarboxylase family protein, coding for MSERLIPYQPMDLAEPAELVAAIRKRRGGQFINLDRMLLHSIPIAEGWNHFIGEIRNNLSLDPKLRELAMCGVAVLNGAEYEFFHHAPPFKKAGGTEEQVQGLRLIGQPNFPKELYSPLENDAVDLTFQMTRNIKVDPELMKRLQKALGSTDTVELVTVIAAYNMVSRFLIALDVNPEDHPPA
- a CDS encoding sulfurtransferase, whose product is MKSILNIAAYLFVSLDGLPELRAKMLDECNVRQLKGTILLTGEGINMFLAGKADALRGFLDWLRLDPRFEPLQAKESWSDDQPFKKMLIKLKNEIIRMNHPAIRPEEGRANFISPKKLQEWLDRGTDDLGRPVVMVDTRNAFEVDYGTFENALHFNIEKFTEFPAAISAHKDELADKTLVSFCTGGIRCEKSGLYMREIGMQHSYQLEGGILKYFEEVGSAHYQGSCFVFDEREALEPNLDSIPVERSIRKKLRMDSSTD
- a CDS encoding tripartite tricarboxylate transporter substrate binding protein, giving the protein MRIIQQLFTHLLCLLSFISTAAFAQSTYPTKPINFIVPYGAGGSADSRSRQLAQKMSLTLKQPIVVDNKPGAGGNIGTEMIARAAPDGYTIGMGNFAPMAVNKTLFGNLRYDPETDLIPIILVEKGPLVLVVNPNSPFKTVQDIVTAAKAKPGVLTFSSGGIGGSHQLSAELFELNAGIQMIHVPYKSGSAALTDLMAGNVDLMFDQMYSAVPSIKADKIRPLAITSKKRSPLLPNVPSFAELGYPKVEVLNWQGLIAPKGTPKAIIDKLNAAANEALKDPQLRELMLSQGNEIGGGSPAEFAALVKSEASKWSAVVKSANIKPE
- a CDS encoding chromate transporter; its protein translation is MPSTRLTSLQLFISFSKIGLSGFGGVLPWARRTLVEREKILTSEEFSAILGICQIVPGPNVVNLAVCVGSRFGGARGAVAAVLGLTLGPIAIVMLLATLYKHYSHLDTVQGILRGISAVGVGLIASTGLKMLRDEFRYPAMLLVVLVTVLSATYFHLGLGWVVLTASPLAIFLARKKALRI
- a CDS encoding site-2 protease family protein translates to MITDYSIQAIAINAIPLIFAITIHEAAHGYAARRFGDNTAYMLGRVSLNPAKHIDPVGTILIPLVLLLTGSPFLVGYAKPVPVNFGRLRNPRIDSIWVALAGPGSNFIQALIWLILLIGLVGFGINEKFLISMSQAGITWNLGLLVFNLFPLPPLDGGRVLASLLPARQSIALGKLEPWGFFIVLGLVFTGVISALWMAPLMSFFEWLILLLTSPLRMIF
- the ygiD gene encoding 4,5-DOPA dioxygenase extradiol produces the protein MTSHRQPAVFAGHGSPMYAIEPNRFTAAWSALGKTFKRPDAILVISAHWVTRGVWVTAMPKPKTIHDFGGFPQALFDIQYPAPGSPALADRIQELLSVPVVLEENEWGIDHGAWSVLKYLYPDADVPVVQLSLDGSMSAREHYELAKQLRPLRDENILILSSGNVVHNLRTIHWQEDAEPYPWAKDFNDFFVSEIRANHHEPLIDWERYGDAAHMSIPTAEHYWPALYTLALQEKGEQVTIYSDGIEMSSISMLGFSIQ
- a CDS encoding D-2-hydroxyacid dehydrogenase family protein produces the protein MASLPNIVVLGDYERALRRFSNWDKLDQQAKLTIYHEPLRDEALYEAVKDADAIAIVRDRSPFNEAMIARLPKLKFLMFTGERNGTLEASALVSRNIPMACTPGGPSKETTAELTWALILGASKRLIEENKLIASGGWRDAMSVLPMLSGERLGIMGLGAIGSRVARVGAAFGMEVVAWSPRMTPERAAAENATAVSLDELLKTSKVVSMHLVAGPGTKGLISADQLALMRPDSILVNTSRSALINMSDLQKALSVGRPGQAAVDVFDIEPLPEKDGLRNTPNLLVTPHLGFIAEPIFATFSKGITETLEAWLENRPVPHPFKPQ
- the crcB gene encoding fluoride efflux transporter CrcB, translating into MWLSIFAIFFGAGLGALLRAGFNFLTVGVGSVLPLGTFTSNMVGGYLIGIAVAFFGNNPHLSPEWKLLVVTGFLGGLTTFSSFSAEVVGFMQRGEFTWALGTALLNLVGSLVLTFLGILTYQALK
- a CDS encoding chromate transporter, which encodes MSMLLSLFLKLSVFSMIAFGGVNALLPELLNLAVNQERWIDLQTFSDYFAIAQAAPGPNFMTVTLLGWHIYGIIGALVATFAIVWPSSILIFFLQRFILGIKDPIKKKAIQYAAAALAIGLVLSSAWEIALQINHGTAAYILTIATIGLTVFTRWHPLYLIAVGGVLGVLGFI